Genomic window (Alkalispirochaeta americana):
CTGCAGAAGAGCTGAAAACGCTTCTCAACAAGAAAAGCGGCCTTTTGGGGCTTTCGGGAATCTCCAACGACCTTCGGGATCTGGAAGAAGCAGTAGAACGGGGGGATCGCAACGCGATCGAGGCTCTCGATGCCTACGCCTACCGGGTGCGAAAGTTTATCGGTGCCTACGCGGCGAATATCGTGAAGGTTGATATCCTGGTCTTCACCGGCGGGATCGGACAGTTCGGTACGCGAATGCGGGAGCGGATCTGCCACCGTCTGGAGAATCTGGGGATTGTCATGGACTACCGGAAAAACCTGGAGAACGGAAACCGCGAGGGAATCATCTCCAAGGATTATTCTCCCACCACGATCATTGTGGAGCCCACCAACGAGGAGCTGCAAATCGCCATCGATACCTACGATCTGGGGAATGTCTCCGCTACATGAGCCTTCTTACCGCAACAGATTTTCACCAGTGGGTTCGTTGCCGGCGGCAGTGGGAGGCGGGGGAAGGACCTCTTCCCCGGGATATGACGAGCGAAGTAAACCTGCGGGAGACGGCTCGGGCCGTTGCCACGGGGCAAGCTCTCTTTGCACAGGATGCTTGTGATCTGCTCCCCCGGCAGGCCCGGGAACGGCAGGTTCCCCCCGCGGCCTGGGTGCTGCGGGCCGAAAGCGTTCCGGCGGAGATGTCCCTCTGGGCAGAGGAGACTGCCGCCGCTGTGGCTCGGGGAGAGGCCTTCATAAACGGGCTGGTTATTTTCGGAGGTCTGGCCCTGGTGGTGGACTGGGGCTATTTTCACAGCCGGGGAGGGGGGTGGGAGCTTTCCTTTTTTCGCCCGGCCACGGGGTTGCGGGGAATCTACGAAGATGAGGCAACCCTGCTTTTTGAGGCCTGGCATGGCCAGGGTTTTCCCCTGGCGGGAATACATCTGCGCTATCTGGGCAAGAACATTCGCCCTGATCAGTCCTGGTCCCGCGACGAGTGGCGAGAACTCTTTCGGGAGAGCACGCTCACAGGTCGTGCCGGGAAAGCTCTGAAACGGGTCTCCCGGGAGCGCCAGGAACTCCAGGACCACGCCGCCCGGGAGGAGCGAGGCCTGCCCGAAGACTACCGTTGCCGCCAGGGGTGCCTTCTCTGTGAAGCTCCTCCCCCGCAAGTGGCAGAGGCGCGATACAGTGTGCTGACGCTCCACAAGGGGCGCCATCTGGGACGGGAGTTGCAGGCCCGGGGAATCTGCGATATCCGGGAGATCGATCAGTCCCGGGAGAAAGCGCTCACCGATCGTCAGCGTCGTCAGATCAGCTCCGTTCTCTCGGAGCGCCTCTTTATCGACCATCAGGGGTTGGCCGCCTTCCTTGAACGCCTTCAGTGGCCCCTCTTCTTTCTCGATTTCGAAGCCTACTCGCAATCGATTCCTCCCTTTGCGGGGCTTGCTCCCTACGAACATACTCCGGTGATCGCCTCGTTGCAGCGCCAGGACGAGCCGGGAAAGAGTGTCCAGCCCGGCTGGTTTGCGTGTCCTCCCGGGGAAGACCGGCGAGAGGAGTTCTTTCGATGGCTCTCCCGGGAGGTCGGAGACCAGGGAAGCCTGGTGGTCTTCAGCAAACCCTTCGAATCGGCCATGGTACGGCAGCTGGCCGCCGTGGCAGGAGAGCCCGAGCGGGGACGCGCTCTGGTGACCCGTATGGTTGATTTGCTTGAGCCCTTCGCTGATTTCCTGGTGTACCATCCGCAGCAGTGCGGCAAGGTTTCCCTGAAACGGGTCCTGCCCCTCTTTACCGAAGGCAGTTATGAGGATCTGCGCGTTCGCGACGGGCTTCAGGCAAACCTCTGTTGCACCCGCTGGGCAGACCGGGCTGCAGGAAGAGCGAAGGAAGCGGTTCGTTCCCTTGGAGCCTGTGCCGCCGAGGGAGCGAGCCTCTTCCTGGAAGAGGAGCTCTCCGGGGAGTCTCCCGGCAGGGAATCCTATTTTGCCTCCCTGGAGGATGTCTGCGCCTATTGTGCTGTGGATACCCGAGCCATGGTGGATCTGGTGGGGGCCCTGGGAAATCTGCTGGAGGAGTCCTCGTCCTGAGCGCCCCCCACGGGCTTGAGAGCGCTCCTTTTAGCGAACCTGGAAGTAGGGGATGCTGGCGGCCATCTTGTTGGTTCTGAGGGAAACGTAGGTTCCCCGCAGGATTTCCGGGTTTGCCTGCAAATAGAAGCGTACAGGAGCGGTGGGGTCCAGGATTCCGATGGACCCGCTTCGGGGGTCGACCTGGATATTAATGCGCAGGTCTTCCTCCAGGAGGATCGCCAGATCTTCCATGGTGAGGTTGACCCCCCAGGGTTTCAGGGCTTCCACGATATCAAGGCTGACAAAATCATCAACCAGGAAGTTGCTCAGCTCGGGGTTTCTCGCCAGGAGGGGATCCCGGGCCAGGTCCATAACGCTGTTGGTGGTGCTCTGGTAGAGCTGGGCCCGCAACCCGTAGTGTTCCGGTCTGGTCAGGCGGGTTTGCTCCCGCGTGTCCAGGTTCATCCAGAGCAGATAGCTCTCGCCGCTTCCCCAGGCGCGCCGGCCCCTGGCAGGAGCATCCACGCCCAGGTGAATTCCAAAACCGGCGTGGAGTTCAGGAGCCTCCTCAAGAGGCTGCTCGCCGAGCCCTCCCGAAACGTAGCGGATGGAAAACTCCAACTCGTAGGGCTCGTCCTGAGGAACCCGTCGATCGGCCCTGGCCAGAGGGTCCCGGGGATCCTCCTGAATCAGGCGTCCCTCGCGAACAGTCCACTCCCCCGCCCCGGGATGCCAGTTGTGAACCGCTGAAAAATCGTCCCGTACGAGGGGAGCTCCAGAGGTTTCTGCTGCGGCGGGGGCGTGTCCCGCTACAAAAAGCAGGGCCACAAGAGAATATGCGGTACAGGCAAGGTGGTTCTTCACGGACATCTTCACAGAATCTCCTGGTGACACGATCTTTCCGGTCACGAAGCTATGATAAAGGTGATTGTCTTTCGGGGCAACCTCGTGGACCCGGGAAGAGCTCCCGGTGTAGACTGAGACTATGGAAGATAGCCGAGAACTAGCAGGATATCAGCGGGCCTTTCTCCTGCGCCAGGCCCACCGGCTGAACGCCGTGGCGACGGTGGGGAAGCAGGGGCCTTCCGAGAGCGTGCATCGCCACGTGGATCAGGAGCTGGACAATCACGAACTGATTAAGGTTCGTTTTTCCGATCACAAGGACGATCGCCGGGAGATCGCCCAGGCTCTAGCCCGGGAACTTCAGGCCACCCTGGTGGCGGTGGTGGGCCATGTGGCCATACTCTATCGGCCTTCCCGGGATCCGGAACAGCGAAAACTCCATCTGCCGGAACGTCCCCGGGGAGGCCCCCTGTGACGAGTCCCTCTTTTGCCTGCCCTCGCCAGCCTGCGCTTCTTGTAGAGCAGGGGGGCTTTCTCCGGCTTCCCGAGATTCTGCGGAACCAGGGGTTCTCCCGGCCGGCGATCATTACCGCCGGGGGCTCGCTTCGAGGACGACCCCAGTGGGATAGCCTCCTGAAACGCCTCGGGGCGGAACAGTGGCGCTGGTATGATCAGTCGGTGCAGGGTGAGCCTGGTCCCGCCCTGGTGAACAGTATGGTGGACCGGGTGCGGACCGAGCTGCCCGATTGCGATGTGGTCGTGGCTGTTGGCGGGGGCAGCGTTCTCGATGCAGCCAAGGCCCTGGCTGCCGGATGCGCCATGGCGGCCGGGGAGGCCGATCCCCACAGTTTCGACATCACGGCCTATCTGGAAGGAGTTGGTGATCGGGAACCTTCGGGGGCAACCCTTCCCCTGATTGCCTTTCCTTCCACGGCCGGAACAGGCAGCGAGGCCACAGCGAACGCTGTGCTCAGCACCATTGGCCCCGGGGGATTCAAGAAATCCCTGCGCCACGATAATTTTATCCCCCTTTTGGCGGTGATCGATGGGGATCTCCACAAAGGGTGCCCCCTTGAGATCACCCGTGCGGGCGGGCTCGATGCAATTACCCAGCTTCTGGAGGCCTATCTCTCAACCCGGGCAAACCCTCTCACCGATGCCCTGGCTCTTCAGGGGCTGACCTGCGCAGGCGAGGCCTTCCCCGCCTTGCTTCAGGGTGAGGATACGCCTGTCCTGCGGGAGAAGATGGCCCTGGCGGCCTACCTCAGCGGGGTCTGTCTGGCAGCAGTCGGACTGGGGCTGGTTCACGGCTTTGCTTCTCCCCTGGGGGCGATGCGGAATATTCCTCACGGGGCGGTCTGCGGCATCCTGCTGGGACCTGTCAGCCGCCGCACCCTTCGGGAGGCTGATGGTGATACCGTTGCCCGGTATGGTCGAGCTGCCCGGGCTCTGGGACTCTCGCCCTGTGGCGAAGTTCTGGCAGAAACGGTGCAAACCTGGGCAGCCCCTCTGGGCCGGCTCGGTGATTACGGCTTTACCCGGGAGGATCTGGACCTGGTTGTGGCGGGGACGGGACTGAAAAACCATCCCCTCACGCTGGACAAGGCCGCGCTGACGGCGTTGCTTGGCGAGGTGCTATGACGTTTCTCACGGTCTGTCTCAACCCGACCCTGCAGAAAACCCTGGTCTTTGACACCCTTGGTGTTGGCGAGGTCAACCGGGCCAGGGAGGAACGGCTCGATGCCTCGGGGAAGGGTGTGAACGTTACCCGGGTTCTTCGCCAGCTGGGGGAGGACGTGGTGCATCTGACTCACGCCGGGGGCAGGGATCGCCAACTCTTCGAGGCCCTCTGCCGGGAGGATGATCTCTCTCTGGAAATCATCTCCTGCGAAAGCCCCTTGAGGACCTGCACGACCCTTCTGGAGAGAGCCACAGGCAGTACCACGGAGCTTATTGAACCGACCCGGCCGGTAGAGGCCGACGTGGAAGGCCGGGTTTTTGCACGGTACCGGGAGCTTCTCCCGGGGGTGGAGGTGGTAGTCATCTCCGGTTCCACCGCACCGGGCTACGGGGATGATCTCTTTGCCCGGATGATCGCCGAAGCCCGTCGCGCCGGGTCTCTGGTGATCGCTGATTTTCGTGGCGAACCGCTGAAACGGGCTTTGGCCAACGAGCCTGATCAGCGGCCCCAGGTGATCAAGCCCAATCTGCAGGAGTTCGCCGCCACTTTCTTCTCCGGTGAGGCTGCCAGAATTGGCGAACATACCGGTGACGCCAAGACCCTCGATCTGGCCCGGGGGGTCATGCAGGAGCTGGCCGAGTCGGGGGTCCGGGTGGTGCTTACCAGAGGCAGGAACCCTGCGCTCTTTCTGGACAACCAGGGGGTATTCCAGGAAGCTCCGACGATTCCGCTGGAGCCGGTAAATACCATCGGCTGCGGCGATGCCTTTACTGCCGGTTTCTCGGTTTCCTTTGCTCGGGACGGAGACCTTGCCCCGGCTGTCGAGGCCGGTCACGCCGCCGCTGCCATGAACGCCGTGCTTCTCAAGCCCGGGAGTATCCGCGAGAGCTCCCGCGACCGCTGATTCCGAGAGAGACTGTGGTTTCAGGAAAAAGCAGAGAGTATTCGTTCCAGCCGCCGCCGATAGTCCCGGGTGGAGCGAAGAATCCTCTCCCGTTGAAGCAGAGCCCACTCGGTTCGGGTTGTCAGAAGAGGCCATTGGGGCAGATCGAGGAGGACAAAATCCAGTCCTGAATCGATGAATCCCGGATGTTCTTCCTGGAGGCGGAGACGGGCGAGAAGGCTCTCCAGGGCCTCCCGGCGCAGAGCCTGCCCGGAAGGGCCTCCGGTTTCACTTCCTGCCTGCTCCATGGCAGGGGCAGGGGGTGATTCCTGGAAGCGGGAGAGAAGGTCTCCGGTCGGTATCAGCGTTGCCCCCGTCTCAAGCCCTTCGCCGTTCAGGCAAAAAACGCGCAGATCCGGCAGGAATCGCTGCAGCTCTGTCGTGGTGTGGTGCATTTGGAGGGCCTGGTCTGCCAGAATTGCATCTCCCCGGGCCGGTTGGCCTGTTCGCAGAAGCACATCCCGTCGGGGCCGCAGAAGATACTCGTGGTTCCCGTCGCGCCGCAGGAGGCGGGTCATCTCGCTTCGCATGCGCCGGTCCCCGGCGGTGAGGTGTGCATGGGTCCGGGGCAGGCGGTAGTGAAAATCGATTCCGATAGTGAGCACCGTTCTGACTCCCAGGAGCCGCACGAGGATATCCAGCGCTGCCGGTGCCACGGAACCACGGGGCGATACCACAGGAATCCCTGCGAGCACCTGCGAGGCAGGGTCCGGGGAAAAGAATGAGACCTTCCCAAAGCGGCTGACGAAAAAGCTGCGCTGCTCCGGAAGGAACCGGCGGGGGATAGTGGGGTGAACCGTGAGGTCGGCAATCAGGGTCGTCCGGTCCCAGCGCCAGGGGAGAAGATCCTTGGCGTTGGCCAGCTGGCTGTCCATGGCGACGATCACCTCCGGTTCCAGCCCTGCCTCGGCCAGGGCGGGCAATGCTGTGTCCAGGGCAATCAGGGGGACGCCACGACCCTGAAGAGATCGGGCTGTTTCCAGGTGGTTGTCCAGATCGCAACCGGCCCCAAGGAGGACCGCCCGGGAGAAAGAGCAGCTTTGGGCCACCTTCTGCAGGGGCGTCTGTTCCAGGCAGGCGTTGGCCAAAAGATTCGAAACCCAGCGGCGTCCCAGCCGGATCTGGGTCCCCCGGTTTGACCAAAAGCGCTGGACTATTTCGCGCAGATTCTCTTCCAGGCGAGCGTAGGCGCTTGCATGAAGTCTGGCTCCTCCCGTGGCATGGACAGCCGTGACCCTGCGCAACCCCCTCTCTTCCACAAGGCGACGTGCTCCCCGTATCGCTTCATCCCGGGAGGAGGCTCTCAGGCACCGATGGCACGGGAGAGGAGGGAATTTGCTCAGGGGATGGCTGCCAAGGTGGAAGAGGTCCTCCTCAAAATCCACCAGGAGCAGGGCTGTAGTGGAGGGGAGGTCGCCCAATAACTCCGTCATTCCTTCTCCCAGAAGCGGAGAGAAAACAACAAGGAGTGTCTGTTCGGGAAGAGGGGTCGGGAAGCGCCGGAGGAAGGACGCCGTACCGTCGCGACCGCTCAGGCGACGTCCTCCCAGCGAGATAGCCACCCCCGAAGGGGTGGGATCAAGACGAAGTCTTTTCTCGTTGTCAGGTGTTGCCAAGAACGTAACGGTTGAAGGCCTCCTGGAAAAAATCGTCCAGGAGCTCCTCCTTCACGTAGCTGGATGAAACATCATCCATCAAGAACTGGCGGAGAATCATGTCATAGGCATCGGCGAGAAAGGAAACATCCTCGGGATCCACCTGGCGTTCCTCGCGGAGGCTCAAGACGATGGCTGATCGCCGTAACATCACCGGCTCGCTGACTGCCCCCTCTTCCAGGGAGAAGGCTGTGATCAGCAAATCCTCGCGGGAGGCTGCTTCGGCAAGATCGGGAACGTCCGGAACGTTCCAGGGGGTGAAGAGCTGAAGATTCCCGTAGTTGATAGGCAGGAAGGGGGTTTCGTGGATCTCTTTCCCCCATTCCCGGGCAACGCCCTCCAGCAGGCCCTCGCGGGATGCCACGGCAAAGGCCTCCGCCTCGTCGCGGACGAAGTCCTGGATTTTCCCCTGTTCGAACATCTGCATGTAATCCCGGGCTTCCTGAAGCAGGCGGGTGTCATCGGTGCTGAACTGTGCAGGGGCCTCGTCAGCACGGTAGAAGGACCAGCCCGAGGTTGTCTCAACCAGATCAGAGAGATCCCCTTCGTCCATGGTGGTGATCGCCGTCAGATCCTGGGGATTCAGCAGTTCCTGCTGAACTTCGTATCCCCAGATTCGCCCGATCTCTCCGTTTTGATCAGCAAAGAGATCCCGCGAGTAGGTTCGGGCCAGCTCTTCGAAGGGGGTTGTCCCCTGGCGGGCCCGGGTGAGAATTTGCTGCCCCTCCTCGCGGGTGGCCAGGGTTATCACCGAGAGGTTTAGCTCGCTAAAGAGGTCCCGGTTTGTTTTTGCGTATTCAGCGATCTGCTGATCGGGAAAACCTGAGAAGGGAAAGCGCACGATATGGAAAGACCGTTCCGGTCCCGCCATGGACGCGATAAAGGAAGCTTCCCGGGAGCTTGCCCGGCTTCCTCCCAGAAGATCTTCGGCAATGAGATCGAAGCGCTCCGATTCCTGGTGAAGGGTACGCAGGGCGAACTGCTCCTGGTTTCCCAGGGCGCGGTAGGCGGCGCTGTTAAACCGTCCGTTCTGCATGAATCGGGGGTCCTGAGCGATCAGCTCATCCACCCGGGCTTCGCTGACGCGAAGATCCGAGCGGTCTCCCTGCTGGAGAAGGGCGGTGCGCATGATTGCCCTGTTGAAGGCTTGCCGCCAGGCGATGCGGAGCTGCAGTTCCAGATCCAGCTCGCCGTGGGTGTCGCGCAAGGATTGGGCTATCGTTTCGTACTGGCGGGCAAAATAGTTGCCCGGGCGGTAGGCGATCTCTTCGCCGTTGTAACGACCAAAGATGATCCTTCCTGAGGGTTGTCCGAAGCCACCCACAGCGGGTACACCTACAAAGGTTACCACCACCAGAATCAGAATGACCACACTGCCGATATAGAGCAGGGTATTTCGGGTGGACCGGTGGGCGGGTTTGTTGTTGGCACTTTTTGTGCGACTGTCTGACCGGATGCTACCGGTCTCTTTGGAATCTCCCATGAGCTTGAATCTTCCTCTCCAGAGAGCGTGATGTGAGGTGCAACGGTAGCATGTGACCTTCCGGCTGTCAACGAACCCCCGATTGCCCCAAGGGATGGATCTCCGGGGTGATCTGTCCGGGGCTTGACCAGACGCCCTGCCTTTTGATAGATTCCCTTTCTGTATTATCGGGCTGTAGCGCAGGGGCTAGCGCGCGCCGTTCGGGACGGTGAGGTCGGAGGTTCAAATCCTCTCAGCCCGACTTATCCCCCTAGTCACACACCTCTGGTCGCGGAGTGGCCTTGTTTCCTGCAGGTTCCCCTGATCATCTTCTCCAAGACCAAGAAGTCCCTGCCGGACGTTGGGGGAGAAGCGATCTTTTCCGCGGGGTGTCCCTAAACCAGAGGCATTCCGGTGCCGACCATTAAAAGCGGAAGTAATTATGCGGCACATGTTGACAGCTTTGATTGTTCTCGTTCTGGCTGGGGGTGCTGCCTGGGGGCAACCCACGGAGCACGAGGTGAAACGGGGCGAGACGCTCTATGGAATAGCCCGGCGCTACAATATATCGGTTCAGCAACTCTCCGAGGCAAATCGCCTGGAGTCTCCTGATTTGCTTCTGCCGGGCACCCTCCTCACGGTAGCCCGCCACCACGAGGTTCGCCGGGGCGAGACCCTCTACGGAATAGCCCGGCGGTACCAGACCACGGTGGAAGACCTCAAAAGATTAAACACGATTGAAGGAACCACCATCCGGGCGGGCCAGCGTCTGCTGGTACCCCTGACGGGGCCGGCACGCGCGGTTCCGGGAAGCGCGGAGACCTCTCCCCGGGCCGCCGCAGACCAACCGTCCACTACAGAAGGCGATTCCTCCGGGGCAGTGGCTTCCAGGGATTCCCGAAAAGACGATGACCAGACAGGCGACTCTCCTGACTCCTCTCGGGAGTCTCCGGAGAGGCCATCACTGATCCCGTTGGCCCGACAGATGGAGGCTCCCCTCTCCTATTCCCAGGGAGGGACATGGCCCGTGGTTGGAGAGCACACCCTTCTGAAGGGAAAGCTTCCGGGTGTGTTGATTCGCGCCGACCGGGGGAGTCCCGTCTCCGCCGTGGCGGCGGGGCGAGTTGTATACTCCGGTCCCCATTCAACCTTTGGAAACGTGGTATTTATCCAGTCTCCCCAAGGCTATATCTACGTGTACGGAGGGCAGGAGCGTGTCCAGGTAGAGGTGGGCCAGGCTGTTTCGGCCGGGGCCACCCTGGGAACTGTGGGTACCAGCCCTGCCGAATCGGGGGGAGCAGCGCTCTATTTTTCGGTATGGCGCGGAGAGTCTTTTGTGGACCCCGAAACGGCTCCCCGCGGCTAGAACAGGAGAAATTGCCCGATACTTCCCGGTTTTCGGACCTTTTCCAGGGGCTGTAAAAAAATTGTTCTCGGGAAAACGTTTTCTTTTTCTTTTCGCCCGTTTTTATCGTGGGATATTCTTCAGGTGGTGATAGAATTGTAAGAAAACAAAAGGTACGGGGGCATCTGAATGGGTTCGACAGCAACACGGAAAGGACGGGGGCGTTCCCGTTTATCGACCGACTTGATTGACTCTGGAGCAGTTGCGCGGTCTGCACCTGGCG
Coding sequences:
- a CDS encoding DUF2779 domain-containing protein encodes the protein MSLLTATDFHQWVRCRRQWEAGEGPLPRDMTSEVNLRETARAVATGQALFAQDACDLLPRQARERQVPPAAWVLRAESVPAEMSLWAEETAAAVARGEAFINGLVIFGGLALVVDWGYFHSRGGGWELSFFRPATGLRGIYEDEATLLFEAWHGQGFPLAGIHLRYLGKNIRPDQSWSRDEWRELFRESTLTGRAGKALKRVSRERQELQDHAAREERGLPEDYRCRQGCLLCEAPPPQVAEARYSVLTLHKGRHLGRELQARGICDIREIDQSREKALTDRQRRQISSVLSERLFIDHQGLAAFLERLQWPLFFLDFEAYSQSIPPFAGLAPYEHTPVIASLQRQDEPGKSVQPGWFACPPGEDRREEFFRWLSREVGDQGSLVVFSKPFESAMVRQLAAVAGEPERGRALVTRMVDLLEPFADFLVYHPQQCGKVSLKRVLPLFTEGSYEDLRVRDGLQANLCCTRWADRAAGRAKEAVRSLGACAAEGASLFLEEELSGESPGRESYFASLEDVCAYCAVDTRAMVDLVGALGNLLEESSS
- a CDS encoding YhbY family RNA-binding protein yields the protein MEDSRELAGYQRAFLLRQAHRLNAVATVGKQGPSESVHRHVDQELDNHELIKVRFSDHKDDRREIAQALARELQATLVAVVGHVAILYRPSRDPEQRKLHLPERPRGGPL
- a CDS encoding iron-containing alcohol dehydrogenase, producing the protein MTSPSFACPRQPALLVEQGGFLRLPEILRNQGFSRPAIITAGGSLRGRPQWDSLLKRLGAEQWRWYDQSVQGEPGPALVNSMVDRVRTELPDCDVVVAVGGGSVLDAAKALAAGCAMAAGEADPHSFDITAYLEGVGDREPSGATLPLIAFPSTAGTGSEATANAVLSTIGPGGFKKSLRHDNFIPLLAVIDGDLHKGCPLEITRAGGLDAITQLLEAYLSTRANPLTDALALQGLTCAGEAFPALLQGEDTPVLREKMALAAYLSGVCLAAVGLGLVHGFASPLGAMRNIPHGAVCGILLGPVSRRTLREADGDTVARYGRAARALGLSPCGEVLAETVQTWAAPLGRLGDYGFTREDLDLVVAGTGLKNHPLTLDKAALTALLGEVL
- a CDS encoding 1-phosphofructokinase family hexose kinase, with the protein product MTFLTVCLNPTLQKTLVFDTLGVGEVNRAREERLDASGKGVNVTRVLRQLGEDVVHLTHAGGRDRQLFEALCREDDLSLEIISCESPLRTCTTLLERATGSTTELIEPTRPVEADVEGRVFARYRELLPGVEVVVISGSTAPGYGDDLFARMIAEARRAGSLVIADFRGEPLKRALANEPDQRPQVIKPNLQEFAATFFSGEAARIGEHTGDAKTLDLARGVMQELAESGVRVVLTRGRNPALFLDNQGVFQEAPTIPLEPVNTIGCGDAFTAGFSVSFARDGDLAPAVEAGHAAAAMNAVLLKPGSIRESSRDR
- a CDS encoding 6-hydroxymethylpterin diphosphokinase MptE-like protein, producing MATPDNEKRLRLDPTPSGVAISLGGRRLSGRDGTASFLRRFPTPLPEQTLLVVFSPLLGEGMTELLGDLPSTTALLLVDFEEDLFHLGSHPLSKFPPLPCHRCLRASSRDEAIRGARRLVEERGLRRVTAVHATGGARLHASAYARLEENLREIVQRFWSNRGTQIRLGRRWVSNLLANACLEQTPLQKVAQSCSFSRAVLLGAGCDLDNHLETARSLQGRGVPLIALDTALPALAEAGLEPEVIVAMDSQLANAKDLLPWRWDRTTLIADLTVHPTIPRRFLPEQRSFFVSRFGKVSFFSPDPASQVLAGIPVVSPRGSVAPAALDILVRLLGVRTVLTIGIDFHYRLPRTHAHLTAGDRRMRSEMTRLLRRDGNHEYLLRPRRDVLLRTGQPARGDAILADQALQMHHTTTELQRFLPDLRVFCLNGEGLETGATLIPTGDLLSRFQESPPAPAMEQAGSETGGPSGQALRREALESLLARLRLQEEHPGFIDSGLDFVLLDLPQWPLLTTRTEWALLQRERILRSTRDYRRRLERILSAFS
- a CDS encoding peptidylprolyl isomerase, whose translation is MGDSKETGSIRSDSRTKSANNKPAHRSTRNTLLYIGSVVILILVVVTFVGVPAVGGFGQPSGRIIFGRYNGEEIAYRPGNYFARQYETIAQSLRDTHGELDLELQLRIAWRQAFNRAIMRTALLQQGDRSDLRVSEARVDELIAQDPRFMQNGRFNSAAYRALGNQEQFALRTLHQESERFDLIAEDLLGGSRASSREASFIASMAGPERSFHIVRFPFSGFPDQQIAEYAKTNRDLFSELNLSVITLATREEGQQILTRARQGTTPFEELARTYSRDLFADQNGEIGRIWGYEVQQELLNPQDLTAITTMDEGDLSDLVETTSGWSFYRADEAPAQFSTDDTRLLQEARDYMQMFEQGKIQDFVRDEAEAFAVASREGLLEGVAREWGKEIHETPFLPINYGNLQLFTPWNVPDVPDLAEAASREDLLITAFSLEEGAVSEPVMLRRSAIVLSLREERQVDPEDVSFLADAYDMILRQFLMDDVSSSYVKEELLDDFFQEAFNRYVLGNT
- a CDS encoding LysM peptidoglycan-binding domain-containing M23 family metallopeptidase; the encoded protein is MRHMLTALIVLVLAGGAAWGQPTEHEVKRGETLYGIARRYNISVQQLSEANRLESPDLLLPGTLLTVARHHEVRRGETLYGIARRYQTTVEDLKRLNTIEGTTIRAGQRLLVPLTGPARAVPGSAETSPRAAADQPSTTEGDSSGAVASRDSRKDDDQTGDSPDSSRESPERPSLIPLARQMEAPLSYSQGGTWPVVGEHTLLKGKLPGVLIRADRGSPVSAVAAGRVVYSGPHSTFGNVVFIQSPQGYIYVYGGQERVQVEVGQAVSAGATLGTVGTSPAESGGAALYFSVWRGESFVDPETAPRG